One genomic segment of Paraburkholderia aromaticivorans includes these proteins:
- a CDS encoding cytochrome ubiquinol oxidase subunit I, whose translation MHLSDVLDLSRAQFAMTAIFHILWPILTISLSAFLVLIEVLWLRTGNVGYYRHARFWSKLLVLNFAVGVVSGIPMEFQFGTNWAGFSRYSGQFFGNILGFEGAMAFMLEAGFIGVMLLGWGRVPRAVHLFATSMVALGSSISAFWIMVANSWMQTPAGVTVENGRIVVTDYAAAIFNPDMVWGVTHMWVAAIETGMFVIAGISAWNLFKRRNPEFFARSFKIALLVLVFVAPIQIWLGDSSGGSVFATQPAKGAAIEGHWTTNQPGTAASWSLLAWPNQTTQRNDWSIEVPGMLSILATHTLHGEVKGLRDFAPADQPPMLPLLYYAFRVMAGIGFAFMVLAFWSAYVLRKTRGNLERLLEQRKLLLAWVLCIPLPYVAVEAGWIVREVGRQPWVVYGLLRTKDAVSSVAASSVTLSMGMFFCFYVVLLGTFFVLARNWLRAGPDLTLNPPAAVKAEAAATVTEY comes from the coding sequence ATGCATCTCAGTGACGTCCTCGATCTGTCTCGCGCCCAGTTCGCGATGACGGCCATTTTTCACATTCTGTGGCCGATCCTGACCATCAGCCTGTCGGCCTTTCTCGTGCTGATCGAAGTGCTCTGGCTGCGCACCGGCAACGTCGGCTATTACCGGCATGCGCGGTTCTGGAGCAAGCTGCTGGTGCTCAATTTCGCGGTGGGCGTGGTCAGCGGCATTCCGATGGAATTCCAGTTCGGCACCAACTGGGCCGGCTTTTCGCGTTACAGCGGCCAATTCTTCGGCAATATTCTCGGCTTCGAGGGCGCGATGGCCTTCATGCTGGAGGCCGGCTTCATCGGCGTGATGCTGCTCGGCTGGGGCCGCGTGCCGCGCGCGGTGCATCTGTTCGCCACCTCGATGGTCGCGCTCGGCTCCAGCATCTCGGCGTTCTGGATCATGGTCGCCAATTCGTGGATGCAGACACCGGCCGGCGTGACGGTGGAGAACGGCAGGATCGTCGTAACCGACTATGCCGCGGCGATCTTCAATCCGGATATGGTCTGGGGTGTCACGCACATGTGGGTGGCGGCGATCGAAACCGGCATGTTCGTGATTGCCGGCATTTCCGCGTGGAACCTGTTCAAGCGCCGCAATCCGGAGTTCTTCGCGCGCTCGTTCAAGATCGCCTTGCTGGTGCTCGTATTCGTCGCGCCGATCCAGATCTGGCTCGGCGATTCGAGCGGCGGCAGCGTGTTCGCGACGCAACCGGCCAAAGGCGCCGCGATCGAAGGACACTGGACCACCAACCAGCCCGGCACCGCCGCGTCGTGGTCGCTGCTCGCGTGGCCGAACCAGACGACGCAACGCAACGACTGGTCGATCGAAGTGCCCGGCATGCTGAGCATTCTCGCCACCCATACGCTGCACGGCGAGGTCAAAGGCCTTCGCGACTTCGCGCCGGCCGACCAGCCGCCGATGCTGCCGCTGCTTTACTACGCCTTCCGCGTGATGGCGGGCATCGGCTTCGCGTTCATGGTGCTGGCCTTCTGGAGCGCCTACGTATTGCGCAAAACGCGCGGCAATCTCGAACGATTGCTGGAGCAGCGCAAGCTGCTGTTGGCCTGGGTGCTGTGCATTCCGCTGCCCTACGTCGCGGTCGAAGCCGGCTGGATCGTGCGCGAAGTGGGACGTCAGCCGTGGGTCGTATATGGCTTGCTGCGGACGAAAGATGCCGTGTCGAGCGTGGCGGCCTCGTCGGTGACGCTGAGCATGGGGATGTTCTTCTGCTTCTACGTCGTGTTGCTCGGCACCTTCTTCGTACTGGCGCGCAACTGGCTGCGCGCCGGTCCCGACCTCACGCTGAATCCGCCCGCGGCCGTCAAGGCCGAGGCGGCGGCCACCGTCACCGAGTACTAA
- a CDS encoding ATP-binding protein — protein sequence MIKIGRVIVSLEMREVYLENRLLQVGSRAFDILELLIRAAGKTVTKDEILRHVWPNSVVEENNIHVQLSALRKIFGADSQVIRTISGRGYRLTIPVDASEPAGSHGAGTAGRAGAASRSSLPVCHAPLIGRDAAIADVARALKSTPIVTLLGSGGIGKTQLGIAVARSIAALSDREVCFITLASVENGQAAINLVADALGVERAAADIPLQSLVAAIQGRKLLVLLDNCEHVIESAAAICELLVQASADLRILATSREPLRTRDEKFYWVAPLDMPEAGAGSQAILACASVRMFLAQMHALNTVVDSDRGSLEMVATICRRLDGVPLALELAAARAAVFGIRKLMAELDDRFQSLTGGRRTAPPRQQTLAAALDWSYRLLGTTERVVLQRLGVFPARFSLEAACAVAACARLSCNEVTEAIVGLASKCFLMTTVDSKTKEYFLLETTREYALRKLHESDEADEVMSRRASYFAPAYEEPYARVFGAAALGGKRAVQAVASR from the coding sequence ATGATCAAGATCGGTCGAGTCATAGTGTCTCTGGAAATGCGCGAGGTGTACCTGGAGAATCGATTGCTCCAGGTCGGCTCGCGCGCGTTCGATATTCTCGAATTGCTGATCCGCGCGGCGGGCAAGACGGTCACGAAAGACGAGATTTTGCGGCACGTCTGGCCGAATTCGGTGGTGGAGGAAAACAACATCCACGTGCAGTTGTCGGCGCTCAGGAAGATTTTCGGCGCCGATAGCCAGGTGATTCGCACGATCTCCGGCCGCGGCTACCGCCTGACCATTCCCGTCGACGCGTCCGAGCCGGCCGGCTCGCACGGTGCCGGCACGGCCGGCCGGGCGGGCGCCGCAAGCCGCAGCAGCTTGCCGGTTTGCCACGCGCCGTTGATCGGGCGTGACGCGGCGATTGCCGACGTTGCCCGCGCGCTGAAGAGCACGCCGATCGTCACCTTGCTCGGCTCGGGCGGCATCGGCAAGACGCAGCTCGGCATTGCGGTGGCGCGCTCGATCGCGGCGCTCTCGGACAGAGAGGTGTGTTTCATCACGCTGGCCTCGGTGGAGAACGGCCAGGCCGCGATCAACCTGGTCGCCGACGCACTCGGCGTGGAGCGCGCGGCCGCCGATATTCCGCTTCAGTCGCTGGTCGCCGCGATTCAAGGCCGCAAGCTGCTGGTGCTGCTGGACAACTGCGAGCATGTGATCGAGTCGGCCGCAGCCATTTGCGAACTGCTGGTGCAGGCGAGCGCGGATCTTCGCATTCTGGCGACGAGCCGTGAGCCGCTGCGCACGCGCGACGAAAAGTTCTATTGGGTCGCGCCGCTCGACATGCCCGAGGCGGGCGCCGGTTCCCAGGCGATTCTCGCCTGTGCGTCGGTGCGGATGTTCCTCGCGCAGATGCATGCGCTCAACACGGTGGTCGACAGCGACCGCGGCAGCCTCGAGATGGTCGCGACGATCTGCCGCCGGCTCGACGGCGTGCCGCTCGCCCTCGAACTGGCGGCGGCCCGCGCCGCGGTGTTCGGCATCCGCAAGCTGATGGCCGAACTCGACGACCGCTTCCAGTCGCTCACCGGTGGGCGCCGCACCGCGCCGCCGCGCCAGCAGACTCTGGCGGCCGCGCTCGACTGGAGCTATCGGCTCCTCGGCACGACGGAGCGCGTGGTGCTGCAGCGGCTCGGTGTTTTTCCGGCCCGCTTTTCACTCGAAGCCGCGTGCGCCGTCGCCGCGTGCGCCCGGCTGTCGTGCAACGAAGTGACGGAAGCGATTGTCGGCCTTGCCTCGAAGTGCTTTCTCATGACGACCGTCGACAGCAAGACCAAGGAATATTTCCTGCTGGAAACGACCCGTGAATATGCGTTGCGCAAGCTGCACGAATCGGACGAGGCGGATGAAGTGATGAGCAGACGGGCGAGCTACTTCGCTCCAGCTTACGAGGAGCCGTATGCGCGCGTTTTCGGCGCGGCGGCGCTCGGCGGCAAGCGGGCGGTTCAAGCCGTCGCCTCGCGATGA
- a CDS encoding response regulator transcription factor, with protein sequence MPVPSELEPMVYVIDDEEMVRDALVRLLRSAGFDAHGFASPAGVLSQAWPRVPMCILLDMNLKSTNGFDVQSQLARKGVQVPIIFLTGYGSIPMSVRAIKAGAHEFLTKPIDDEELLGAVRRALAQDEANLAERAFHADVLQRAAALTPREMDVFELAVEGRMIKQMAHELGTQEVTVKVHKRRVMSKMQAKTLIELARMWEVIRRTR encoded by the coding sequence ATGCCTGTTCCTTCGGAACTCGAACCGATGGTGTATGTGATTGACGATGAGGAGATGGTGCGTGACGCGCTGGTGCGCCTGCTGCGTTCGGCAGGCTTCGATGCACACGGCTTTGCGTCGCCCGCCGGGGTGTTGTCGCAAGCATGGCCGCGCGTGCCGATGTGCATTTTGCTGGACATGAACCTGAAGAGCACGAATGGCTTCGACGTGCAGAGCCAGCTCGCGCGCAAGGGCGTGCAGGTGCCGATTATTTTCCTGACCGGCTATGGATCGATTCCGATGTCGGTGCGCGCGATCAAGGCGGGGGCGCATGAATTCCTCACCAAGCCGATCGACGACGAAGAACTGCTCGGAGCGGTCCGGCGAGCGTTGGCCCAGGACGAGGCCAACCTCGCCGAGCGCGCATTCCATGCGGATGTGCTGCAACGTGCCGCGGCGCTGACGCCGCGCGAGATGGACGTGTTCGAACTGGCGGTGGAAGGCAGGATGATCAAGCAGATGGCGCACGAACTGGGCACCCAGGAGGTGACGGTGAAAGTGCACAAACGGCGGGTGATGAGCAAGATGCAGGCGAAGACGCTCATCGAACTGGCCAGGATGTGGGAAGTGATCCGTCGCACGCGATGA
- a CDS encoding response regulator transcription factor, translating to MSFVCIVDDDASVRSGVGNLLKAVGYTTVTFSSGEEFLASTVVDDALCVLLDVRMQGMQGLEVQRQLNAQGRHIPVVFMSAHDDDDTVARALRHGAVGFLRKPFEEEVLLDSIELAIGRKHGAH from the coding sequence ATGAGCTTTGTTTGCATCGTCGACGATGACGCCTCGGTCCGAAGTGGCGTCGGCAACCTGTTGAAAGCGGTCGGTTATACGACTGTGACATTTTCTTCGGGAGAGGAATTCCTTGCCTCCACGGTGGTCGACGATGCGCTGTGCGTTCTGCTCGATGTCAGAATGCAAGGCATGCAGGGCCTCGAAGTGCAACGCCAACTGAACGCGCAGGGCAGACATATCCCCGTGGTGTTCATGTCCGCGCATGACGACGACGACACCGTCGCGCGGGCCTTGCGGCACGGCGCGGTCGGCTTCCTGCGCAAACCGTTCGAGGAAGAAGTGCTGCTCGATTCGATCGAGCTCGCCATTGGACGCAAGCACGGGGCGCACTGA
- a CDS encoding ATP-binding protein has translation MIKIGRVDVSLERRQLFLEDRPLRVGARAFDILEVLIEAGGRLVSKETLFQHVWPETVVEESNLQVHISALRKLLGEDKDLIKTIPGRGYRLIRSHDAKVCANEAPAHPPRPAEATASSNVPHSCTPLIGREQALADVTAALGRAPLVTLVGTGGIGKTQLGLEAARGQIASFDEVRFVSLSAVERPESTLRAIAEALALDAVHAGASAERLIQAIGARKLLLVLDNCEHVIQEAATICEQLVQANPHLRILATSREPLRTRIEQVYWVAPLEVPGEDLVPDEILKYSAVHMFIARTRARDPHFRADSESVRLIGTICRRLDGVPLALELAAARVTALGIRELVAQLDNRFRVLTGGLRTAPARQQNLKAALDWSSQFLCKRERTVLRRLGVFHGSFQLGEACAIAACEDLSMGEVTDAIAGLVSKSLLMFGPCGSAMRYYLLETTRAYALQLLAEAGESETLERWHERYVRTHSTLEDEAEAPATRYG, from the coding sequence ATGATCAAGATCGGACGAGTCGACGTTTCGCTGGAGCGCCGCCAGCTTTTTCTGGAAGACCGGCCATTGCGCGTCGGCGCGCGCGCGTTCGACATTCTCGAAGTGCTGATCGAGGCGGGCGGGCGGCTGGTGAGCAAAGAGACGCTGTTTCAGCACGTGTGGCCGGAAACGGTGGTGGAGGAAAGCAACCTGCAGGTGCATATCTCCGCGCTGCGGAAACTGCTCGGCGAAGACAAGGACCTCATCAAGACCATCCCCGGCCGCGGCTATCGCCTGATCCGCTCGCATGACGCGAAGGTCTGCGCGAACGAAGCGCCGGCCCACCCGCCACGCCCGGCCGAGGCCACCGCGTCGAGCAACGTGCCGCACTCCTGCACGCCCCTGATCGGGCGCGAGCAGGCGCTCGCCGACGTGACAGCCGCGCTTGGCCGCGCGCCGCTCGTGACGCTGGTCGGCACCGGCGGCATCGGCAAAACACAACTGGGCCTGGAAGCGGCACGCGGCCAGATAGCGTCGTTCGACGAGGTCCGCTTCGTCAGCCTTTCGGCCGTCGAGCGCCCGGAGTCGACCTTGCGCGCAATCGCCGAAGCGCTTGCGCTGGATGCGGTGCATGCCGGGGCCAGTGCGGAGCGCCTGATTCAAGCCATCGGCGCACGCAAGCTGCTGCTCGTGCTCGACAATTGCGAGCACGTGATCCAGGAGGCCGCGACGATCTGCGAGCAACTCGTTCAGGCCAATCCCCATCTCAGGATCCTCGCGACGAGCCGCGAGCCCTTGCGAACCCGCATCGAACAGGTTTACTGGGTGGCGCCGCTCGAGGTGCCCGGCGAAGACCTCGTGCCCGACGAGATTCTCAAGTACAGCGCGGTCCACATGTTCATTGCGCGGACTCGCGCGCGTGATCCGCACTTTCGGGCCGACAGCGAGAGCGTCCGCCTGATCGGCACGATCTGCCGGCGGCTCGACGGCGTGCCGCTCGCGCTGGAACTGGCGGCGGCCCGGGTCACCGCGCTGGGTATCCGCGAACTGGTCGCGCAACTGGACAATCGCTTTCGCGTGCTGACCGGCGGACTGCGCACCGCGCCGGCGCGCCAGCAAAACCTGAAGGCGGCGCTCGACTGGAGCAGTCAATTTCTGTGCAAGCGCGAACGCACGGTGTTGCGCCGCCTCGGCGTGTTTCACGGCAGCTTCCAGCTCGGCGAGGCGTGTGCGATCGCCGCATGCGAAGACCTGTCCATGGGCGAGGTGACCGACGCGATCGCCGGTCTGGTCTCGAAGTCGCTGCTGATGTTCGGGCCCTGCGGGTCGGCCATGCGCTATTACCTGCTCGAAACGACCCGCGCCTATGCGCTGCAGTTGCTCGCTGAGGCCGGCGAGAGCGAAACGCTCGAGCGCTGGCACGAACGCTACGTTCGCACGCACAGTACGCTAGAGGACGAGGCGGAGGCGCCGGCCACGCGCTACGGCTGA